A section of the Telopea speciosissima isolate NSW1024214 ecotype Mountain lineage chromosome 3, Tspe_v1, whole genome shotgun sequence genome encodes:
- the LOC122655935 gene encoding probable monogalactosyldiacylglycerol synthase, chloroplastic isoform X2: MAQVFVTDLWTDHTPWPFNQLPRSYNFLVKHGPLWKLTYYASSPRVVHQSNFAATSTFIAREVAKGLMKYQPDIIISVHPLMQHVPLRVLRAKGLLEKIVFTTVVTDLSTCHPTWFHKLVTRCYCPTIEVSKRALKAGLQPSQMKVYGLPVRPSFVKPVRPKVELRRSLGMDEDLPAVLLMGGGEGMGPIEATARALGNTLYDESNGEPIGQVLVICGRNKKLANKLLSIDWKIPVQVKGFVTKMEECMGACDCIITKAGPGTIAEAMIRGLPIILNDYIAGQEVGNVPYVVENGCGKFSKSPKAIAKIVAEWFGPKADELKAMSRDALKLARPDAVFKIVHDLHELVRQRSLLVPQYSCTT, translated from the exons ATGGCGCAGGTGTTTGTTACAGATTTGTGGACAGATCACACGCCTTGGCCCTTCAACCAATTGCCCAGGAGCTATAACTTCTTGGTGAAACATGGTCCCCTCTGGAAGTTGACATATTATGCGTCTTCTCCTCGTGTGGTGCATCAATCCAACTTTGCTGCAACTTCTACTTTTATAGCTCG AGAGGTTGCTAAAGGGCTGATGAAATACCAGCCAGATATTATTATCAGTGTACATCCTCTTATGCAGCATGTTCCACTGCGTGTACTGAGGGCAAAGGGTCTTTTGGAGAAAATCGTGTTTACCACAGTGGTAACTGACTTAAGCACTTGCCATCCTACATG GTTTCATAAGCTTGTAACTAGATGCTATTGCCCAACGATTGAGGTGTCAAAAAGGGCATTAAAAGCAGGACTTCAGCCTTCTCAAATGAAAGTTTATGGCCTCCCGGTGCGACCTTCATTTGTGAAGCCTGTCCGACCTAAg GTTGAATTGAGGAGATCGTTGGGAATGGATGAGGATCTTCCTGCTGTCTTACTGATGGGAGGAGGTGAAGGAATGGGTCCCATTGAGGCTACTGCTCGGGCACTTGGGAATACATTGTATGATGAGAGTAATGGTGAACCGATAGGTCAGGTTCTCGTGATTTGTGGCCGCAATAAAAAACTTGCCAACAAATTGCTTTCAATTGATTGGAAGATTCCTGTTCAG GTGAAGGGATTTGTCACTAAGATGGAAGAATGCATGGGTGCCTGTGATTGCATTATTACGAAG GCAGGACCAGGGACAATTGCAGAAGCTATGATACGGGGTCTTCCTATAATACTCAACGATTATATTGCTGGACAG GAAGTTGGGAATGTACCATATGTAGTGGAAAATGGATGTGGGAAGTTCTCAAAGTCACCAAAAGCGATAGCAAAAATTGTTGCTGAATGGTTTGGTCCAAAAGCTGATGAGCTTAAGGCCATGTCTCGGGATGCATTGAAGTTGGCTAGACCAGATGCAGTGTTTAAGATAGTTCATGATCTGCATGAGTTGGTGAGACAAAGAAGTTTACTTGTACCCCAGTATTCTTGTACAACTTAA
- the LOC122654992 gene encoding zinc-finger homeodomain protein 1-like, with translation MQATIKYNECMRNHAASISGHVYDGCVEFMPAGEEGSQETLRCAACGCHRNFHRKDPPIPSFLQSLPTTPMFLIYNNNTHHLEKKKEQITRSSFLEIPESMHHHCLPTPLMVKFHQRYIQRQLEAQKKGKVIMDDGAVLKRQKVQGQF, from the coding sequence ATGCAGGCAACAATCAAGTACAATGAGTGCATGCGGAACCATGCAGCATCAATCAGTGGCCATGTCTATGATGGTTGTGTTGAGTTCATGCCGGCAGGAGAAGAAGGTAGCCAAGAAACACTACGATGTGCAGCATGTGGTTGTCACCGCAATTTCCATCGTAAGGATCCACCTATCCCTTCCTTCTTACAATCTCTTCCTACTACACCTATGTTTCTGatctacaacaacaacacacaccatttggagaagaagaaggagcagaTCACAAGGTCTAGCTTTCTCGAAATCCCTGAGTCCATGCATCATCATTGTCTACCAACACCATTAATGGTTAAATTCCATCAACGATATATCCAGAGACAATTAGAGGCACAAAAGAAAGGTAAGGTGATAATGGATGATGGTGCAGTACTTAAGAGGCAAAAGGTTCAAGGACAGTTCTAG
- the LOC122655935 gene encoding probable monogalactosyldiacylglycerol synthase, chloroplastic isoform X1 encodes MRTSAVTQERILFFDVLSKWDCFFDSRGFCNLGFNGHSSILSNFLRCDGFESLVGEKRERPKVVASLGLSRSVLRIQRIWNNFNRAIRLHCERIPIGFASVGVSSGENGLGDDGCGGLAKESFNVNGGEAENPKKVLILMSDTGGGHRASAEAIKATFNEEFGDEYQVFVTDLWTDHTPWPFNQLPRSYNFLVKHGPLWKLTYYASSPRVVHQSNFAATSTFIAREVAKGLMKYQPDIIISVHPLMQHVPLRVLRAKGLLEKIVFTTVVTDLSTCHPTWFHKLVTRCYCPTIEVSKRALKAGLQPSQMKVYGLPVRPSFVKPVRPKVELRRSLGMDEDLPAVLLMGGGEGMGPIEATARALGNTLYDESNGEPIGQVLVICGRNKKLANKLLSIDWKIPVQVKGFVTKMEECMGACDCIITKAGPGTIAEAMIRGLPIILNDYIAGQEVGNVPYVVENGCGKFSKSPKAIAKIVAEWFGPKADELKAMSRDALKLARPDAVFKIVHDLHELVRQRSLLVPQYSCTT; translated from the exons ATGCGTACTTCTGCTGTAACTCAAGAACGCATTCTTTTTTTCGATGTTTTATCCAAATGGGACTGTTTCTTCGATTCTAGAGGTTTTTGCAATCTGGGTTTTAATGGGCACTCTTCCATTTTGTCTAATTTTTTGCGCTGTGATGGATTCGAGAGTTTAGTTGGTGAGAAGAGGGAGAGGCCCAAGGTGGTTGCATCTTTGGGTTTGAGTAGAAGTGTGTTAAGGATTCAGAGGATTTGGAATAACTTCAATAGGGCTATTAGATTGCACTGTGAAAGGATCCCAATTGGGTTTGCCTCAGTTGGTGTGTCTTCGGGAGAGAATGGATTGGGTGATGATGGTTGTGGTGGTCTGGCCAAGGAAAGTTTTAACGTGAATGGTGGGGAGGCAGAGAATCCAAAAAAGGTGCTTATTTTGATGAGTGACACTGGTGGTGGTCACAGAGCTTCAGCGGAAGCCATCAAAGCAACCTTCAATGAAGAATTTGGAGATGAGTATCAG GTGTTTGTTACAGATTTGTGGACAGATCACACGCCTTGGCCCTTCAACCAATTGCCCAGGAGCTATAACTTCTTGGTGAAACATGGTCCCCTCTGGAAGTTGACATATTATGCGTCTTCTCCTCGTGTGGTGCATCAATCCAACTTTGCTGCAACTTCTACTTTTATAGCTCG AGAGGTTGCTAAAGGGCTGATGAAATACCAGCCAGATATTATTATCAGTGTACATCCTCTTATGCAGCATGTTCCACTGCGTGTACTGAGGGCAAAGGGTCTTTTGGAGAAAATCGTGTTTACCACAGTGGTAACTGACTTAAGCACTTGCCATCCTACATG GTTTCATAAGCTTGTAACTAGATGCTATTGCCCAACGATTGAGGTGTCAAAAAGGGCATTAAAAGCAGGACTTCAGCCTTCTCAAATGAAAGTTTATGGCCTCCCGGTGCGACCTTCATTTGTGAAGCCTGTCCGACCTAAg GTTGAATTGAGGAGATCGTTGGGAATGGATGAGGATCTTCCTGCTGTCTTACTGATGGGAGGAGGTGAAGGAATGGGTCCCATTGAGGCTACTGCTCGGGCACTTGGGAATACATTGTATGATGAGAGTAATGGTGAACCGATAGGTCAGGTTCTCGTGATTTGTGGCCGCAATAAAAAACTTGCCAACAAATTGCTTTCAATTGATTGGAAGATTCCTGTTCAG GTGAAGGGATTTGTCACTAAGATGGAAGAATGCATGGGTGCCTGTGATTGCATTATTACGAAG GCAGGACCAGGGACAATTGCAGAAGCTATGATACGGGGTCTTCCTATAATACTCAACGATTATATTGCTGGACAG GAAGTTGGGAATGTACCATATGTAGTGGAAAATGGATGTGGGAAGTTCTCAAAGTCACCAAAAGCGATAGCAAAAATTGTTGCTGAATGGTTTGGTCCAAAAGCTGATGAGCTTAAGGCCATGTCTCGGGATGCATTGAAGTTGGCTAGACCAGATGCAGTGTTTAAGATAGTTCATGATCTGCATGAGTTGGTGAGACAAAGAAGTTTACTTGTACCCCAGTATTCTTGTACAACTTAA
- the LOC122653909 gene encoding VQ motif-containing protein 33-like, whose product MEKNTSGTGPPSPIAATASTSTTFVQADTHTFRELVQKLTGAGDDLQEKLPITLPARFSSRSSLSGEMVGPRRSAFKLQERRQNMRKLEIKLGLTSIRSPPYSPRQIQTQTHPVLSPVPSPVTPIGSDTLSSVHCSYSGSESPSSPAVWEEEKAIAEKGFYLHPSPLSTPRGSDPPELLPLFPLSSPRQQSRDP is encoded by the coding sequence ATGGAAAAGAACACAAGTGGTACAGGACCTCCATCACCAATTGCAGCAACAGCATCGACATCAACAACCTTTGTTCAAGCAGACACTCACACCTTTAGAGAGCTTGTGCAGAAACTCACAGGCGCCGGCGACGATTTGCAGGAAAAGCTTCCAATAACACTTCCAGCGAGATTCTCTTCAAGATCTTCACTTTCGGGCGAAATGGTCGGACCTCGACGATCAGCTTTCAAGCTTCAAGAAAGGAGACAGAATATGAGGAAGCTCGAAATCAAGCTTGGTCTCACTTCAATTCGAAGCCCACCTTACTCACCTCGACAAATCCAAACACAAACACATCCGGTCTTGTCTCCGGTTCCAAGTCCGGTGACCCCAATTGGTTCTGACACTTTGTCCTCTGTTCATTGCTCTTATTCGGGTAGTGAATCTCCATCTTCGCCTGCGgtttgggaggaagagaaggcAATTGCAGAGAAAGGGTTTTATTTACATCCATCGCCGTTGAGCACTCCAAGGGGTTCAGACCCACCTGAACTTCTACCTCTGTTTCCTTTGAGTTCTCCAAGGCAACAATCTAGGGATCCGTGA